CAGGGCAACGTGCAAACGACACCGATTTCCTTACTGCGTCATTCACGCCCTGCACCGCAGTTCATAGTGTGCCTATGGTGACACAAGGGAACAAATAATGGCCCCGCTTGTGCTAAGTGGGTCACAGTTAATGATATATATATCAGTTAGCGCTATCTTTTTAGATGTTAATCACATTATTTTCGCAATCAGCACACTATCCTGCGTTCATAATGATACAGAGGTGACTCTAATGCTTAACACTTTACTAACACCAAACGTTGTTCAGATTTTGCCTGCCTGTGATGACTGGCGTCACGCTATCGCTTTGTCCTGTAAGCCTTTATTGGATAATGGATCGATTGAGCCTACCTATCTTGAGGCGATCTATCGCTCTCATGAGGCCATCGGTCCTTACTATGTCGTCGGTCCCGGCATTGCCATGCCGCATGCGCGCCCGGAAGACGGTGTGAACCAACTCGCAGTCAGCCTGACGCTGATTCGTGACGGTGTGGTTTTCCATTCCGAAGACAACGATCCCGTGCATTTACTGATTGTTTTGGCCGCTACAGACAGCAATAGCCATATCGATATTATTTCACAGCTTGCTCAGTTGTTCGACACACCTGATGACGTCGCCGCATTACTCCGCGCGACGGACGTAGAACAGGTGCTTTCCGTTATTTCTCGTTATTAATTGCCACCAGAGGGACACAGATTATGAAAATTACAGTCGTATGCGGTAACGGCTTGGGTACCAGCTTGATGATGGAAATGAGCATTAAAAACATCGTGAAAGAACTCGGCGTAGTTGCTGACGTGGATCACGTGGATTTAGGTTCGGCGAAAGGCACGGACAGCGACATCTTTGTCGGCACCAAAGATATTGCCGATCAGCTCGTCGCGCAGGCAGTAGGGGGGAAAATTGTGTCCCTGAGCAACATGATCGATAAAGTGGCGATGAAAGAGCGCCTGTCGGTCGCCCTGACAGAACTTGGCGCGTTATAAGCGAGGGATCAAAAATGGAATTCTTCCGTTTTTTAATGAGTGATGTGCTGTCTGAACCGTCCATATTGGTCGGTTTGATTGCGCTTATCGGCCTGATTGCACAGAAAAAACCGGCCACGGAATGCATCAAGGGAACGGTGAAAACCGTAATGGGCTTCCTGATCCTCGGGGCGGGCGCGAGCCTGATCGTGTCCTCGCTGGGCGATTTCGCCCAGATTTTCCACCATGCGTTTGGTATCGCCGGTGTAGTACCGAACAATGAAGCCATTGTCGCGGTAGCACAGAAGAACTTCGGCACCGAGATGGCCATGATCATGTTCTTTGCGATGGTCATTAATATCGCGATCGCCCGCTTTACGCCGTGGAAATACATTTTCCTGACTGGCCACCACACGCTGTTTATGTCGATGATGGTTGCGGTGATTCTGGCAACAGCAGGCATGAAAGGGGTGATGCTGATTACCGTTGGATCGCTGGTCGTTGGGGTATCGATGGTGCTGTTCCCTGCCATTATTCACCCGTATATGAAGAAAGTCACAGGCTCGGATGACGTCGCCTTTGGTCACTTCTCGGCGATATCACAGCTGCTGTCAGCGTTTATCGGCAGCAAGTTTGGTAATAAAGAGAAATCAACAGAGGACATGGAAGTACCGAAGAGCCTGCTGTTCCTGCGTGATACGCCGGTTGCCATCGCCTTTACCATGTTTTTCATCTTCATTTTCACCTGCCTGTTTGCTGGCCCGGAAGCGGTGAAAACGATGAATGCCGGTGGGAAAAACTGGTTCATGTTTTCGCTGATCCAATCCATTACCTTTGCCGCTGGTGTGTATATCGTGCTGCAAGGCGTGCGGATGGTGATTGCGGAAATCGTGCCTGCGTTTAAAGGCATTTCTGACAAACTGGTTCCCAACGCTAAACCCGCATTAGATTGCCCCGTTGTCTTCCCGTATGCCCCGAATGCTGTTCTGGTCGGCTTCCTGAGCAGCTTTGCGGCTGGGGTGATCGGTATGGTTCTGCTCTACCTGATGGGGTGGACGGTGATCATTCCCGGCGTGGTGCCGCACTTCTTCGTCGGCGCAGCGGCTGGCGTTTTCGGTAACGCCACTGGCGGACGTCGCGGTGCGATTTTAGGTTCTTTTGCCAACGGATTACTGATTACCTTCCTGCCTGTTTTCCTGCTCCCAGTGCTGGGCAGTATCGGACTGGCGAACACCACGTTCAGCGATTCCGATTTCGGCGCAGTGGGGATTCTGCTGGGCATTATCGTGCGCTAAACCCGCATGACGAATGTCATCCAACAAACCGGTTTTAGTTAACGGGGGAAATGATGGAATTCTATTTAGATACGGCGGATGTCGCCGCAGTAGAACGACTCGCTGGCGTGTTGCCGATTAAAGGCGTGACCACCAATCCGAGCATTGTCGCACGCGGAAAATCCGATATTTACAGCGTGCTGCGGGATATGCAGGCCATTATCGGCACGGAAGGACAGCTGTTTGCTCAGGTGATGTCGCGCGATCCTGACGTGATGGTGGAAGAGGCGTTGAAGCTCAGAGACGTGATTCCTTCTCTGGTCGTCAAAGTGCCGGTGACGCATTCGGGTTTAAGCGCTATCAGGCAATTGACGGCGCTGGATATTCCTACCCTCGGCACCGCCGTATACGGTGCGGGACAAGGGTTTTATGCCGCGCTGGCTGGCGCTCGCTATATCGCGCCTTACGTCAACCGCATTGATGCGCAGGGTGGCGATGGGATTGCGCTCGTGAAAGAGCTGCAAACTCTGATTAACCTGCACAGCCCGCAGACTCAGGTGCTGGCAGCCAGCTTTCGCACACCGCGTCAGGTGCTGGACTGCCTGCTGGCGGGGTGTCGGGCGATTACCGTCGACCCTGCCGTTGCTGAACTGTTCCTGCAAGATCCTGCGGTTGACGATGCGCTTAACCGGTTCGATCATGACTGGCAGGCACGCTTTGGTCATGCCGATCTTGGCTGATTGATGGAAAACACCACTCGCTCGCTGGGTGGTGTTTTCAACACGCTCAATGCAGGACGAACTCGCGATACTTTTCCACCAGCGTCAGAAAGTCATCCAGACCGCATAACGACAGGCTCTCTTCGTCGTAATAACTCATGCCTTCCTCCAGCTCATCCGTGGTGAAAGACAGCTGATTTGCCTGCACCATCACTTCTTCTTCATCAAGAAGCAGCGTGTATTCATGACCCACGCGCCGCCACTGCCGCTCGCTGCCTGCGACGGAACGCGCCGCCTCTTCGACGTCAGTCAATATCGTCAATTGGCCTTTCACTTCTTCATTGAACCAGTGCCCGATCGCTTCATGTCCCATCGACATACGAACGATGACCTGGCCCGTCACATCCCGCAAAAATTCATAGTCCATGGTGCCATCCTCACTGTTATGTTTCTTTTGTTCAGTCTAGTCGCCTCTGCACCCTATCGTCGTGATGCACCTTCACCTTTCATGTTGCAGATGCACACAATCCCGTATGCCAATTCCAGCAGAGATGGCGCATAAAAAAAGGAGGCACAAGGCCTCCTTCAATGTTGGGATGCGAACTATAGCGAGTTAGACCGTCGTCTGGAAGATCACGCCATCGGCTTTCTCGGTATATTGACCTAACTGGTCAAAATTCAGATAGCGATAGGTGTCCTGCGCGGTTTTATCCACCTGCGACATGTAGGTCTGGTACTCTTCTGAGGTCGGCAAGCGGCCCAGCAGCGAAGCCACCGCAGCCAGTTCAGCAGACGCCAGATACACGTTGGCACCGGTTCCCAAACGGTTCGGGAAGTTACGGGTCGAGGTAGAAACGACCGTCGCACCGTCCGCTACGCGCGCCTGATTACCCATGCACAGCGAGCAGCCTGGAATTTCGATACGCGCACCGCTCTTACCAAACACGCTGTAGTAGCCTTCTTCGGTCAGCTGTGCTGCATCCATCTTGGTCGGCGGCGCAACCCACAGGCGGGTCGGCAGCTGGCCTTTGTGGCTATCCAGCAGTTTACCTGCCGCACGGAAGTGACCGATGTTGGTCATACAGGAACCGATGAAGACTTCATCAATCTTCTCGCCCTGCACGTCAGACAACCAGCGCGCATCGTCTGGATCGTTCGGCGCACACAGGATTGGCTCTTTGATATCGGCCAGATCGATGTCGATCACCGCCGCGTACTCGGCATCGGCATCTGCTTCCAGCAGTTGCGGATCGGCCAGCCATTTTTCCATGCCCTGAATACGGCGCTCCAGCGTACGACGATCGCCGTAGCCTTCGGATATCATCCACTTCAACAGCACGATGTTGGAGTTCAGATACTCGATGATCGGCGCTTTATCCAGCTTGATCGTACAGCCCGCAGCAGAACGCTCCGCCGAGGCGTCGGTCAGTTCAAACGCCTGCTCAACTTTCAGATCCGGCAGACCTTCGATTTCCAGAATACGGCCAGAGAAGATGTTCTTCTTACCTTTCTTCTCAACGGTCAGCAGGCCTTGCTTGATGGCATACAGCGGAATGGCGTGAACCAGATCGCGCAGAGTAATGCCCGGTTGCATTTTCCCTTTGAAACGCACCAGAACAGATTCCGGCATATCCAGCGGCATCACGCCCGTCGCGGCAGCAAACGCCACCAGACCGGAGCCCGCAGGGAAAGAGATACCGATTGGGAAACGGGTGTGGGAGTCACCGCCCGTACCGACGGTATCCGGCAGCAGCATGCGGTTCAGCCAGGAGTGGATAACACCATCGCCCGGACGCAGCGAGACGCCGCCACGGTTCATGATGAAATCAGGCAGCGTATGGTGCGTGGTCACGTCAACCGGCTTCGGATAGGCCGCAGTGTGACAGAACGACTGCATCACCAGATCGGCGGAGAAGCCCAGACAGGCCAGATCTTTCAGCTCGTCACGGGTCATCGGCCCAGTGGTGTCCTGTGAACCTACAGACGTCATCTTCGGTTCGCAGTATTCGTCAGGGCGAATACCCGCAACGCCACAGGCACGTCCCACCATTTTCTGCGCCAGCGAGAAGCCTTTTTTGCTGACTTCAACCGCTTTGGAAATACGGAAAACATCGCTGTGCGGCAAGCCCAGTGATTCGCGCGCCTTGGACGTCAGCCCACGACCGATAATCAGCGGAATACGGCCACCAGCGCGGACTTCATCCAGCAATACGTCGGTCTTCAGCGCGAAGGTCGCCAGCACGTCATTGGTGTCATGGCGGCGCACTTCACCTTCATATGGGTAGATATCAATCACATCACCCATATTCAGATCGTTCACATCGACTTCGATCGGCAGCGCACCAGCATCTTCCATGGTGTTGAAGAATATCGGGGCGATCTTGCCGCCCAGGACGACACCACCGCCGCGTTTGTTCGGGACGTGAGGGATATCATCCCCCATGAACCACAGCACGGAATTAGTTGCCGATTTACGCGACGAACCGGTACCGACAACGTCACCGACGTAAGCCAATGGGAAGCCTTTTTTGTTCAGTTCTTCGATCTGTTTGATCGGGCCCACGGCGCCAGGTTGATCGGGATCGATACCTTCACGGGCGTTTTTCAGCATCGCCAGCGCGTGCAGCGGAATATCCGGGCGCGACCAGGCATCAGGTGCCGGAGACAGGTCATCCGTGTTGGTTTCACCGGTGACTTTAAAGACGGTAACCGTAATTTTTTCCGCCAGTTTCGGGCGGGACAGGAACCACTCGGCATCAGCCCAGGATTGAATCACTTTCTTGGCGTGCGCATTGCCTGCTTTCGCCTTTTCTTCTACATCGTAGAAGTTATCAAACATCAGCAGCGTATGGGACAGCGCTTCGGCGGCAATCGGTGCCAACTTGTCGTTGTCTAACGCATCAATCAGCGGATGAATGTTATACCCCCCTTGCATAGTGCCCAGCAGCTCAACCGCTTTTTCCTGGGTGACCAAGGGGGAAGTGGCTTCGCCTTTAGCGACGGCAGCCAGAAAACCGGCCTTCACGTAGGCGGCTTCATCAACGCCAGGGGGGACACGGTTAATCAGCAGGTCAAGCAATACTTCTTCTTCGCCCGCTGGGGGATTCTTGAGTGACTCAACCAGCGCGGCCATCTGCGTGGCATCTAACGGTTTAGGAACAATCCCCTGCGCAGCCCGGTCGGCTACGTGCTTACGATATTCTTCTAGCACGACGTTCTCCTCGCTCTCATTGTCTTCATTATGCCCGGCGCTCTTGTTCCCGCTTGTGGTGTCCATGCCTGGGTGCCAGCGTGTGGATGTAAGGTAGTAGAGTGTCCGGTCCAGCCTCGTCAGCATATCAGGATTTGAATTGATTGTTAATTCGTTCACATAATAGCAACATTAATTTTTATTCAACTACGCTATGTGCCCAATTTCGCTCTCACTGAAAAATGCCGACCTCAGCAGAATAGCATGTCCCTGACGGCGCACACTAACTATGCTGAGTTAACCACATAATAGGTAGGTTTTTAACAATATAGTGTGATTAATCATCGTTTGATGGCGTAACGATAATCAGAATGTTCGCAATAGCGTCGGGAAAAGTGAATATGACGGGTACGGATATCATCCCGCTCGAAGCCGAGGGTATGATAAGCTCAATATATTAGGCATCACTAAATTAGTCAGTTACGCGGGATGGCAGGAACATGGCGTTAATCAATTCAGATCGAGAATTCATGCAGGACGGTGCAGCAAAAGCAGCGGCTATGCTGCGCGCGATTGGCAACGAGAACAGGCTACTGGTGCTTTGCTTACTTATCGAGAAGGGTGAAATGTCGGTTGGCGCACTGCTTGAACACATCCCGCTCAGCCAGTCCGCTCTCTCGCAGCATCTGGCAAAAATGCGTGAAGAAGGGTTGATTAGCTATCGGCGCGAGTCACAAACGCTGTACTACCGCATCGAAAATCAGGACGTGGAGAAAATCGTCGCCACCTTAAAAGGCATTTTCTGTCCCTGATAGCCGCGACACGAAACGGCATAGACGGAATCCCGCAATAAAAACGCCACAGGATTTCCCGTGGCGTTCGCGATTAAGTATGACGGGTAGAGAATTTAGAACGACGTATTCACGCTAACAAAGAAAGTCCGTCCCGGTTCGTTATAGGTTGCCGCACCGGCACCCGCGATGGTGACGGTATTATTGGTCGTGTTCACCACATCCTGCGCATTACCCGCGCGGAACAGGCGTTTATCAAACAGGTTATCGACACCGCCGGTCACGCTCAGGTTCTTGTTAAACTTATAGGTACTGCTTAACCCGAACAGCGCATAAGGGCTTAACTCATTGGTTGCGCTACCCGTTACGCGCTCACCTTTGTAGTTATATTTCTTCGGCTTCTGGCGACCATACCAGG
This genomic interval from Pectobacterium aquaticum contains the following:
- a CDS encoding ArsR/SmtB family transcription factor, with protein sequence MALINSDREFMQDGAAKAAAMLRAIGNENRLLVLCLLIEKGEMSVGALLEHIPLSQSALSQHLAKMREEGLISYRRESQTLYYRIENQDVEKIVATLKGIFCP
- a CDS encoding PTS sugar transporter subunit IIB; the protein is MKITVVCGNGLGTSLMMEMSIKNIVKELGVVADVDHVDLGSAKGTDSDIFVGTKDIADQLVAQAVGGKIVSLSNMIDKVAMKERLSVALTELGAL
- a CDS encoding PTS ascorbate transporter subunit IIC; this translates as MEFFRFLMSDVLSEPSILVGLIALIGLIAQKKPATECIKGTVKTVMGFLILGAGASLIVSSLGDFAQIFHHAFGIAGVVPNNEAIVAVAQKNFGTEMAMIMFFAMVINIAIARFTPWKYIFLTGHHTLFMSMMVAVILATAGMKGVMLITVGSLVVGVSMVLFPAIIHPYMKKVTGSDDVAFGHFSAISQLLSAFIGSKFGNKEKSTEDMEVPKSLLFLRDTPVAIAFTMFFIFIFTCLFAGPEAVKTMNAGGKNWFMFSLIQSITFAAGVYIVLQGVRMVIAEIVPAFKGISDKLVPNAKPALDCPVVFPYAPNAVLVGFLSSFAAGVIGMVLLYLMGWTVIIPGVVPHFFVGAAAGVFGNATGGRRGAILGSFANGLLITFLPVFLLPVLGSIGLANTTFSDSDFGAVGILLGIIVR
- a CDS encoding PTS sugar transporter subunit IIA, with the translated sequence MLNTLLTPNVVQILPACDDWRHAIALSCKPLLDNGSIEPTYLEAIYRSHEAIGPYYVVGPGIAMPHARPEDGVNQLAVSLTLIRDGVVFHSEDNDPVHLLIVLAATDSNSHIDIISQLAQLFDTPDDVAALLRATDVEQVLSVISRY
- the yacL gene encoding protein YacL, whose amino-acid sequence is MDYEFLRDVTGQVIVRMSMGHEAIGHWFNEEVKGQLTILTDVEEAARSVAGSERQWRRVGHEYTLLLDEEEVMVQANQLSFTTDELEEGMSYYDEESLSLCGLDDFLTLVEKYREFVLH
- the acnB gene encoding bifunctional aconitate hydratase 2/2-methylisocitrate dehydratase, with protein sequence MLEEYRKHVADRAAQGIVPKPLDATQMAALVESLKNPPAGEEEVLLDLLINRVPPGVDEAAYVKAGFLAAVAKGEATSPLVTQEKAVELLGTMQGGYNIHPLIDALDNDKLAPIAAEALSHTLLMFDNFYDVEEKAKAGNAHAKKVIQSWADAEWFLSRPKLAEKITVTVFKVTGETNTDDLSPAPDAWSRPDIPLHALAMLKNAREGIDPDQPGAVGPIKQIEELNKKGFPLAYVGDVVGTGSSRKSATNSVLWFMGDDIPHVPNKRGGGVVLGGKIAPIFFNTMEDAGALPIEVDVNDLNMGDVIDIYPYEGEVRRHDTNDVLATFALKTDVLLDEVRAGGRIPLIIGRGLTSKARESLGLPHSDVFRISKAVEVSKKGFSLAQKMVGRACGVAGIRPDEYCEPKMTSVGSQDTTGPMTRDELKDLACLGFSADLVMQSFCHTAAYPKPVDVTTHHTLPDFIMNRGGVSLRPGDGVIHSWLNRMLLPDTVGTGGDSHTRFPIGISFPAGSGLVAFAAATGVMPLDMPESVLVRFKGKMQPGITLRDLVHAIPLYAIKQGLLTVEKKGKKNIFSGRILEIEGLPDLKVEQAFELTDASAERSAAGCTIKLDKAPIIEYLNSNIVLLKWMISEGYGDRRTLERRIQGMEKWLADPQLLEADADAEYAAVIDIDLADIKEPILCAPNDPDDARWLSDVQGEKIDEVFIGSCMTNIGHFRAAGKLLDSHKGQLPTRLWVAPPTKMDAAQLTEEGYYSVFGKSGARIEIPGCSLCMGNQARVADGATVVSTSTRNFPNRLGTGANVYLASAELAAVASLLGRLPTSEEYQTYMSQVDKTAQDTYRYLNFDQLGQYTEKADGVIFQTTV
- the fsa gene encoding fructose-6-phosphate aldolase, which encodes MEFYLDTADVAAVERLAGVLPIKGVTTNPSIVARGKSDIYSVLRDMQAIIGTEGQLFAQVMSRDPDVMVEEALKLRDVIPSLVVKVPVTHSGLSAIRQLTALDIPTLGTAVYGAGQGFYAALAGARYIAPYVNRIDAQGGDGIALVKELQTLINLHSPQTQVLAASFRTPRQVLDCLLAGCRAITVDPAVAELFLQDPAVDDALNRFDHDWQARFGHADLG